CCGTTGCATCAAGTCAGCAAGTTCATCAATCACCACCACAATATAAGGCTTTTTTCGCTTTCCCATTTCCTCGCACCGGGCGTTAAAACTCAAAATATCCCGAACCCCCAACTCGGCAAACTCGCTGTAACGTGCCTCCATAATCTCCACGATGCGCGTCAGTTCACCCACAACCCTTTCTGGGTCGGTGGTTGTCATTGAAAGGAGGTGGGGAACCGGGTTATAAACCGGCAACTCTAACTGCTTTGGGTCAATGGTCAGAAACCGGACCTCCTGAGGGGTGGAGCGGTAGATAATCGACATAATTATGGAATTGATACAGACCGATTTGCCCGAACCGGTTGTTCCGGCAATAAGGACATGGGGCATTGAGCGAAGGTCGGCGCAATAAGGTTCACCGGTGATTGTTGTTCCAAGAGCGAAACCCAACGGCGAATCAAGTTCTTGATAGGCCGGGCTCGTGAGTACCTCTTTGAGATAAACCATCCGCCGGGTTTTGTTGGGGATCTCAACTCCTACCGCGCTCTTGCCTGGAATCGGCGCCAAGATTCTTACTCTTTCGGCAGAGAGTGCAAGCGCAATATCATCTGCTAAACTCTCTATGCCGCTGCAGCGCACCCCTGGCGCCGGCTCGAGTTCAAACCTCGTTATCATCGGACCCGATAAAATTGCGGTCAATTTACCATCAATACCAAACTCACGCAGCTTGCCCATTAAAACCTCACCCTCAGCCTCTGCCTCTACTGGGTCCTTAAACACCTTATCTTGAGATGTTGGCTGATCAAGTCTCTCAAGAAACTCCTTCTGAAAATCCCTCATATCCAGTTTAACTGGCTTATTATGAAAAGATGGTGGCTCAGCAATCATCCCATCCTTTTCAGCTGTGTGAAAGATTGTAGGTTGTGGTTTTTGCTCAACCATTGTTATCTTTGCCTTTTCTGGAGGAGACACCTTAACTCCCACCTTGCACCTGCGCCGGAAATGCACCCTGAGCCATCTCATCACATTCAAAAATAAACTTTTAGAGAGTTGCCGCCAGTGTGTACTTATCTCCGAGACCGAAAGGAGAATTATCAAAACACTAATTAGAATCAAAAATGTTCCTACACTGCCAAAAAGAGCCAAAAGCCAGGAAACAGTCTTTTTCCCGAATCTCCCCGCGAGTGATAAAGGCGCATGGAAATATGCAAAGAATAGTTCCAAGATAAGCCCATAAAAAAGAATTAAAAAAGACCACCTGATGTCTTTGTGTTGTGGTTTCCGAAACCAGAGGTTAAACCCCCAGTAAAAACCAAGTGTCATCAGTGCCAGAGTACCAATACCAAAAAGGTCGGTTAAACTTTTACCAAGAAATGCTCCGGTCCAGCCACAAAAATTATCACAGGGTGTT
This genomic window from candidate division WOR-3 bacterium contains:
- a CDS encoding DNA translocase FtsK 4TM domain-containing protein is translated as MAKRGKNLRPSWGVIARVIAVGLVLYAGVSLVSFIFRGYPGRVGYLLASALIHLFGGMSVWVVTIAVVAVALWVFEIKRWRQFLGFCVLVLAVFFGASLLSVYAGLKTPCDNFCGWTGAFLGKSLTDLFGIGTLALMTLGFYWGFNLWFRKPQHKDIRWSFLILFYGLILELFFAYFHAPLSLAGRFGKKTVSWLLALFGSVGTFLILISVLIILLSVSEISTHWRQLSKSLFLNVMRWLRVHFRRRCKVGVKVSPPEKAKITMVEQKPQPTIFHTAEKDGMIAEPPSFHNKPVKLDMRDFQKEFLERLDQPTSQDKVFKDPVEAEAEGEVLMGKLREFGIDGKLTAILSGPMITRFELEPAPGVRCSGIESLADDIALALSAERVRILAPIPGKSAVGVEIPNKTRRMVYLKEVLTSPAYQELDSPLGFALGTTITGEPYCADLRSMPHVLIAGTTGSGKSVCINSIIMSIIYRSTPQEVRFLTIDPKQLELPVYNPVPHLLSMTTTDPERVVGELTRIVEIMEARYSEFAELGVRDILSFNARCEEMGKRKKPYIVVVIDELADLMQRAPAEIEARIIRLAQMSRAVGIHLILATQRPSVDVITGLIKANFPCRIAFQVATKVDSRTILDANGAESLLGRGDMLFLPPGKGEPVRLHGSYVSERAAKRVVDLWAIRYLSELLSGLVDDEVAKAREVVDQDLVDVLYDPRRAAKGKKRERLEEILTAAVVDKLLAKGYYEPLDEEIEIVRGERQGVASENGEFDEFFAEAARLVVTHREASVSMLQRRLDVGWARAGRIIDQLERAGIVGPHAGSKPRKVLIEDEEELERKLQEIFKKE